The following coding sequences lie in one Xiphias gladius isolate SHS-SW01 ecotype Sanya breed wild chromosome 24, ASM1685928v1, whole genome shotgun sequence genomic window:
- the LOC120786425 gene encoding trichohyalin-like produces MEFRQSSYGPLTAQLQHTVQGLRDTLYSAISDIKSLKEENKALKEQLNLVENGRREKESQLREELRQKDELLKRLTKKRQARTKAHVDCLVLLNQKDRELQKIEEEWKTRYEALEASLQQELARREESWSRKVQEEENEKNLHYTQLSSNTVEQEEKKIHGGKEEKEIKNKQEENRIHKEENMKNKENERVEEEAKRSEDKQMNEKIEKRSRKKRGKKKKNRG; encoded by the exons ATGGAGTTTAGGCAATCCTCTTACGGGCCTTTAACAGCGCAGCTGCAGCACACCGTGCAAGGCCTCAGAGACACCCTCTACTCTGCTATCAGTGACATAAAGtcactgaaagaggaaaacaaggctCTGAAGGAACAACTTAACCTTGTGGAAAATGGacggagggagaaggagagccAGCTCCGTGAGGAGCTCAGACAAAAAGATGAGCTCCTCAAAAGactcacaaagaaaagacaggcTCGCACCAAAGCTCATGTAGACTGCCTGGTCCTCCTCaatcaaaaagacagagagctaCAGAAGATTGAGGAAGAGTGGAAGACCAGGTATGAAGCACTGGAGGCCAGCCTGCAACAGGAGCTGGCTCGGAGGGAGGAAAGCTGGAGTAGGAaagtgcaggaggaggagaatgagaaGAACCTGCACTACACTCAG CTTTCCAGCAATACAGTggaacaggaggagaagaagattcatggaggaaaggaggagaaggagattaaaaacaagcaggagGAGAACAGGATTCATAAGGAAGAAAATatgaagaacaaagaaaatgagagggtggaggaggaggcaaagAGGAGTGAAGATAAACAAATGAACGAGAAAATAGAGAAGAGGTCAaggaagaagagggggaagaaaaagaagaacaggggTTAG